One Helianthus annuus cultivar XRQ/B chromosome 7, HanXRQr2.0-SUNRISE, whole genome shotgun sequence genomic region harbors:
- the LOC118480136 gene encoding uncharacterized protein LOC118480136, with protein sequence MAAETTSVSRKRSTLKRSKTISIIEFTKVAENRMRLPSAISDELSLSFHNLRDVSIQNIRCEVTNMKTIAEKNGDGYRYGFSKWSAFLKSNQIHMALLFSLNMSSLRSF encoded by the exons ATGGCTGCTGAAACCACATCTGTTAGCCGTAAACGTTCTACATTGAAAAGGTCGAAAACAATTTCAATCATTGAGTTCACCAAAGTCGCCGAGAACAGAATG CGTTTACCGTCTGCTATTTCCGATGAGTTGTCTCTTTCTTTTCACAACCTCCGTGATGTTTCAATCCAAAACATTAGATGTGAGGTAACAAACATGAAGACGATAGCGGAAAAGAATGGAGATGGTTACAGGTATGGTTTTTCCAAGTGGTCGGCTTTCTTGAAATCAAATCAAATACACATGGCGCTACTCTTTTCTTTAAATATGTCAAGTCTTCGCAGCTTTTGA
- the LOC110866180 gene encoding uncharacterized protein LOC110866180 isoform X1: MVCKTEKKTDVGHVLADGFTKVVRDSCIRKNNYLMFQSFGQSSFFLMVFKSFVHQYCFISKITPDKDVIVMADEFWRQFYGKNFKGGQSTLYLGDRFWNVKMDGLTDNCVFTHGCSKMVNDLALDSRSIFVFSMVGNKIFELSVFNHQTSTQIQNNKVELVVLDDSIYGDDGDDLVIASEHKEKCSTAETDFQESVVVECEDDKFQLTSFESVFNDIDDSKFDNFFSSLLEMEDLKKKDKSNFEIDLNKFLIPKNNSHVYLIT, translated from the exons ATGGTTTGTAAGACTGAAAAAAAAACTGATGTTGGCCATGTTCTTGCGGATGGCTTCACCAAAGTTGTTCGGGATAGTTGTATAAGAAAAAATAACTATCTTATGTTTCAGtcatttggacaatcatcattcTTTCTAATGGTGTTTAAATCATTTGTTCATCAATACTGCTTTATATCCAAAATCACACCTGACAAAGACGTTATT GTCATGGCTGATGAATTTTGGAGGCAATTTTATGGGAAAAATTTCAAAGGTGGTCAATCAACTCTTTATTTAGGAGATAGATTTTGGAACGTTAAGATGGACGGATTAACTGACAACTGTGTTTTTACTCATGGATGTTCTAAGATGGTAAACGATCTTGCCTTAGACAGCCGATCTATCTTTGTCTTTTCAATGGTTGGAAATAAAATTTTCGAGCTTTCAGTCTTTAATCATCAAACCAGTACTCAAATTCAGAACAACAAGGTTGAGTTAGTTGTTTTGGATGACTCCATctatggtgatgatggtgatgatttggTTATTGCG TCCGAACATAAGGAGAAGTGTAGTACTGCCGAAACTGACTTTCAGGAAAGTGTTGTTGTGGAATGTGAAGACGACAAATTTCAGTTGACAAGTTTTGAGTCTGTGTTCAAT GATATTGATGATTCGAAGTTTGATAACTTTTTCTCATCTCTACTTGAAATGGAAGACCTTAAGAAGAAG GACAAAAGCAACTTTGAGATAGACCTGAACAAATTTTTGATACCGAAGAATAACTCCCATGTATATCTGATTACTTAA
- the LOC110866180 gene encoding uncharacterized protein LOC110866180 isoform X2 — translation MNFGGNFMGKISKMVNDLALDSRSIFVFSMVGNKIFELSVFNHQTSTQIQNNKVELVVLDDSIYGDDGDDLVIASEHKEKCSTAETDFQESVVVECEDDKFQLTSFESVFNDIDDSKFDNFFSSLLEMEDLKKKDKSNFEIDLNKFLIPKNNSHVYLIT, via the exons ATGAATTTTGGAGGCAATTTTATGGGAAAAATTTCAAAG ATGGTAAACGATCTTGCCTTAGACAGCCGATCTATCTTTGTCTTTTCAATGGTTGGAAATAAAATTTTCGAGCTTTCAGTCTTTAATCATCAAACCAGTACTCAAATTCAGAACAACAAGGTTGAGTTAGTTGTTTTGGATGACTCCATctatggtgatgatggtgatgatttggTTATTGCG TCCGAACATAAGGAGAAGTGTAGTACTGCCGAAACTGACTTTCAGGAAAGTGTTGTTGTGGAATGTGAAGACGACAAATTTCAGTTGACAAGTTTTGAGTCTGTGTTCAAT GATATTGATGATTCGAAGTTTGATAACTTTTTCTCATCTCTACTTGAAATGGAAGACCTTAAGAAGAAG GACAAAAGCAACTTTGAGATAGACCTGAACAAATTTTTGATACCGAAGAATAACTCCCATGTATATCTGATTACTTAA